One window of the Deltaproteobacteria bacterium genome contains the following:
- the miaA gene encoding tRNA (adenosine(37)-N6)-dimethylallyltransferase MiaA yields MEPNARGEDRKPKIVIITGPTATGKSALALKLARRFGGQIVNADSMQVYRGMNIGTAKPTPEEREGIPHHLYDIVDPDEVFNAASYRKLALPLLKDLSSAGVLPFLVGGTGLYIKVLLGGLLECPAGDSAYRESLLREVELKGAPFLHDRLRRLDPEAAARIHPNDRVRVTRALEIINSTGRPLSALIRAHRFSDKPFNALKICLQMDREHLYHRIDLRCESMLENGLIEETKDLLEKGYSPEIKPMKSIGYRHVVQYLQGRWTLRETLSSFQRDTRRYAKRQLTWFRSDSEMVWMAARDPEPIIRKIEAFL; encoded by the coding sequence GTGGAACCGAATGCTCGCGGGGAGGACCGGAAACCGAAGATTGTGATTATTACCGGCCCCACCGCCACCGGGAAGAGTGCTCTCGCCCTGAAGCTGGCCCGCCGTTTCGGCGGACAGATCGTCAATGCGGATTCCATGCAGGTCTATCGGGGCATGAATATAGGAACCGCAAAACCCACACCCGAGGAACGGGAAGGGATTCCTCATCACCTTTACGATATCGTAGACCCGGACGAGGTTTTCAATGCGGCCTCCTACCGGAAATTGGCCCTTCCACTCTTGAAAGACCTTTCTTCCGCGGGGGTCCTCCCATTCCTGGTAGGTGGAACCGGACTGTATATCAAGGTTCTCCTGGGAGGATTGCTGGAGTGCCCAGCCGGTGATTCTGCGTACAGGGAGTCACTTCTTCGGGAAGTGGAACTCAAAGGTGCGCCTTTTCTCCATGACAGGCTGAGGAGGTTGGATCCCGAGGCAGCAGCGAGAATCCACCCAAACGACCGGGTGAGGGTCACGCGGGCACTTGAAATCATAAATTCAACAGGAAGGCCGCTCTCCGCCCTGATCAGGGCACACCGCTTCAGTGACAAACCATTTAACGCCCTTAAAATATGTTTGCAAATGGATCGCGAACACCTGTATCATCGGATCGACCTGCGGTGCGAGTCCATGCTGGAGAATGGATTGATTGAGGAGACCAAAGACCTCCTTGAAAAGGGTTATTCTCCGGAGATCAAACCCATGAAATCCATCGGGTACAGACATGTCGTTCAATACCTACAGGGGCGATGGACCCTGCGGGAGACCCTGTCCAGTTTTCAGCGGGACACCAGGAGATACGCAAAGAGGCAGCTTACGTGGTTCAGGAGCGATTCGGAGATGGTGTGGATGGCGGCCCGGGATCCCGAACCGATCATACGGAAGATCGAGGCCTTCTTGTAG
- the mutL gene encoding DNA mismatch repair endonuclease MutL, with product MNTIRILNEDVASKIAAGEVIERPASIVRELLDNSIDAHADRITVRIEKGGKALVRVADNGVGMSRDDLLLCIERHATSKIREVSDLFSIATLGFRGEALPSIAAVSRVEITSRPADHLVGHRLSIAGGRIRSLDETGSPPGTIVEVRDLFFNLPVRRKFLRAVRTETDLIQDVFSRISLPFLRIHFRLETRDGILMNLPASEDLRNRLSVILGRDTASALVQEETESGSFRLNLYLAPPDHARSRADRILLYVNNRPVKDKLVTRAVIEGYGQRLMKGRYPQVVLFLEIDPFRIDINIHPAKQEIRFRDAQALFRTMVSMIEQAMKRHFAIPIPDASPDPWAPSPFSVDRPLVTEAGGEYRIGKQDLQSEPPEALDHQQDLVEEGPRIIGQLKNTYIICQTQEGLLLVDQHAAHERILYERLRRRFDEARPETQFFLIPQQWEVSIADKEVLLGKLEQLSRLGFDIEHFGGETFLVRSVPPVLLDLNWKPFLVDILPVLREEKDVTRGRALDRLITVMACHGAIRAGKSLTIQEMQTLLNELRKTDLPAHCPHGRPVFKEFRYPEIERMFKRIPT from the coding sequence CCTCGTAAGGGTTGCTGACAACGGGGTGGGCATGAGCAGGGATGATCTCCTGCTCTGTATTGAGCGGCATGCCACCAGCAAGATCCGGGAAGTGTCCGATCTTTTTTCCATTGCGACCCTGGGATTCCGGGGAGAGGCCTTGCCCAGCATCGCCGCGGTGTCCCGGGTCGAGATCACTTCCCGGCCGGCGGACCATCTCGTCGGCCACCGGCTGAGCATTGCGGGCGGGAGAATCAGGTCCCTGGACGAGACGGGTTCCCCCCCGGGGACCATAGTGGAAGTACGGGACCTGTTTTTCAACTTGCCGGTCCGGAGAAAATTCCTGCGCGCGGTCAGGACGGAAACGGATTTGATCCAGGATGTTTTTTCAAGGATTTCACTCCCTTTCCTTCGCATCCATTTCAGGCTTGAAACACGCGATGGGATCCTCATGAACCTGCCGGCCTCGGAAGATCTGCGCAATCGCCTTTCGGTGATCCTGGGGCGTGATACGGCATCAGCACTCGTCCAGGAGGAAACCGAGTCCGGAAGTTTTCGGCTGAATCTTTATCTGGCCCCGCCCGATCACGCCCGCTCCCGGGCAGACCGGATTCTGCTCTATGTCAACAACCGCCCCGTGAAGGACAAGCTCGTCACCCGGGCGGTGATAGAGGGTTACGGCCAGCGCCTCATGAAGGGGCGTTATCCCCAGGTCGTCCTTTTCCTGGAAATCGATCCCTTCCGCATCGATATCAACATACATCCGGCCAAACAGGAAATCCGCTTCCGGGATGCCCAGGCCCTTTTCCGAACAATGGTGTCCATGATCGAGCAGGCCATGAAGCGGCATTTCGCGATCCCTATCCCCGATGCCTCTCCAGACCCTTGGGCACCATCTCCTTTTTCTGTGGATCGACCCCTGGTAACCGAAGCGGGCGGGGAGTACCGAATCGGGAAACAGGATCTTCAATCCGAACCGCCGGAGGCCCTCGACCACCAGCAGGACTTGGTCGAGGAGGGGCCTCGAATCATCGGTCAACTGAAAAATACCTATATTATCTGTCAGACCCAAGAGGGCCTCCTTTTGGTGGATCAGCATGCCGCCCATGAGAGGATCCTTTACGAGAGGCTCAGACGGAGATTTGACGAGGCCCGTCCTGAAACCCAATTTTTCCTTATTCCCCAGCAGTGGGAAGTTTCAATCGCCGACAAGGAGGTGCTTCTGGGAAAGCTGGAACAACTCAGCCGTCTGGGCTTCGATATCGAACACTTCGGCGGAGAGACGTTCTTGGTGAGATCCGTGCCCCCGGTACTCCTTGATTTAAATTGGAAACCCTTTCTGGTGGATATACTCCCGGTGTTGCGTGAAGAGAAGGACGTGACCCGGGGTCGGGCTCTGGACAGACTGATTACGGTCATGGCCTGCCATGGAGCCATCAGGGCGGGGAAAAGCCTTACGATCCAGGAGATGCAAACCCTTCTGAACGAACTCCGGAAGACGGATCTCCCGGCCCACTGCCCTCATGGGAGACCGGTCTTCAAAGAATTCCGCTATCCGGAAATAGAAAGGATGTTCAAGCGCATTCCAACCTGA